A single Pochonia chlamydosporia 170 chromosome Unknown PCv3seq00011, whole genome shotgun sequence DNA region contains:
- a CDS encoding alkaline serine protease P32 (similar to Metarhizium robertsii ARSEF 23 XP_007821864.1) has product MRLSTLLPLVPLVAAAPATKRDEPAPLLVARDNSTVVPGKYIVKMKSNAGSSLIGSVMDLFPGDANHVYHNVFQGFAADLDETSLKSLRDHPDVDYIEPEMIVSASEIVQQSSATWGLSRISHRQKGFPEYVYDSSAGRGVCAYVIDTGVDDRHPEFEGRARMVASYVQGSNVDDQGHGTHVAGTIGSKTYGVAKGVNIYGIKVLRYDGKGETSAIIAGMDYVRQDVSRRSCPNGVVVNMSLGGGYSQATNDAARRLTQNGYFVAVAAGNDNYDASYYSPASEPSVCTVGGTAKDDTRYNMSNWGPAVNILGPAVDVYSTYPNGRTGFNTGTSMATPHIAGLAAYLASLKGQRAGPGLCRTMQDMATRGAITNQPSNTVNLLAFNGATN; this is encoded by the exons GATGAGCCTGCTCCTCTTCTTGTCGCTCGTGACAACTCCACCGTTGTCCCCGGAAAGTATATcgtcaagatgaagagcaatGCCGGCTCTTCGCTGATCGGCAGCGTCATGGACCTGTTCCCCGGCGATGCCAACCACGTATACCACAACGTGTTCCAGGGTTTTGCTGCCGATCTTGACGAGACTAGCTTAAAGTCATTGCGAGACCACCCGGAT GTTGACTACATTGAGCCGGAGATGATCGTGTCCGCATCCGAAATTGTTCAGCAGAGCAGCGCCACTTGGGGTCTTTCTCGTATTTCTCATAGACAAAAGGGCTTCCCAGAATACGTTTACGACAGCAGTGCCGGCCGAGGCGTCTGTGCCTACGTGATTGAcactggtgttgatgacCGCCACCCC GAATTCGAAGGCCGAGCTCGCATGGTTGCATCCTACGTACAAGGCTCGAATGTTGACGATCAGGGCCATGGTACTCATGTTGCTGGCACCATCGGCAGCAAGACCTACGGTGTCGCCAAGGGGGTCAACATCTACGGCATCAAGGTCCTCCGATATGACGGCAAGGGCGAGACCTCTGCCATTATCGCCGGCATGGACTACGTCAGACAAGATGTCTCGAGACGCAGCTGCCCGAACGGtgttgtcgtcaacatgTCTCTTGGCGGCGGCTATTCCCAGGCCACCAACGACGCAGCTCGCAGACTCACGCAGAATGGATACTTTGTGGCCGTTGCCGCCGGTAACGACAACTATGATGCTTCGTACTACTCACCAGCATCTGAGCCATCTGTTTGCACTGTCGGCGGTACTGCAAAGGACGACACTCGATACAACATGTCCAACTGGGGTCCGGCAGTGAACATTCTGGGCCCTGCTGTTGACGTCTACTCAACTTATCCCAATGGACGAACG GGCTTCAACACTGGCACTTCCATGGCCACGCCTCACATCGCTGGTCTTGCGGCCTATCTTGCTTCTCTCAAGGGACAGCGTGCCGGCCCTGGTCTTTGCAGAACGATGCAGGATATGGCGACTCGGGGAGCTATTACGAACCAGCCTTCCAATACTGTCAACTTGCTCGCGTTTAACGGCGCCACTAACTAG